A stretch of Thermococcus sp. DNA encodes these proteins:
- a CDS encoding ArsA family ATPase, giving the protein MREYLLPKRGYRVLFVIGKGGVGKTTTSASIATALAEMGYKTLIVSLDPAHNLGDVFMTKLGDKPKKLTDNLYASELDMEKLIKSYLKHLEENLKHTYRYLTVINLEKYFEVLSYSPGIEEYATLEAIRDILMDENKWDVIIFDTPPTGLTLRVLALPRISLIWTNKLIEVRKKILEKRAAIANIQGPLKFRIGEKEVELPTEESEDEVMKELKKYRSEIQFVEDVITNPEKTSVIAVMNPEELPLYETIRARDALKKFKVPLKFVVVNKVINVSEKIPELKVKLDTQRRVLEQIKKEFKGIDVIQIPMFPEEPRGMKWLKKLGGMIVGN; this is encoded by the coding sequence ATGAGGGAATATCTCCTCCCCAAGAGGGGTTACCGTGTTCTCTTTGTTATAGGAAAAGGTGGTGTAGGAAAGACCACGACTTCCGCGTCCATAGCAACTGCGCTAGCTGAAATGGGATATAAAACGCTCATTGTTTCACTTGATCCTGCCCACAACCTTGGCGACGTGTTCATGACTAAGCTGGGCGACAAACCGAAGAAACTCACCGATAACCTCTACGCTAGCGAGCTCGACATGGAAAAGCTCATAAAAAGCTACCTCAAGCACCTGGAGGAAAACCTCAAGCACACCTACCGCTATCTGACGGTGATAAACCTTGAGAAGTACTTCGAGGTTCTGAGCTACTCCCCGGGAATAGAGGAGTACGCCACGCTCGAAGCAATACGGGACATCCTGATGGATGAGAACAAGTGGGATGTGATAATCTTTGATACCCCACCCACAGGCCTAACACTCCGTGTTCTAGCACTCCCACGGATATCCCTCATATGGACGAACAAGCTTATAGAAGTTAGAAAGAAGATACTGGAGAAACGTGCAGCCATAGCTAACATTCAAGGTCCCTTGAAGTTTAGGATAGGTGAAAAAGAAGTCGAACTACCCACTGAAGAGAGTGAGGATGAAGTAATGAAAGAGCTTAAAAAATACCGCTCAGAGATTCAATTTGTTGAAGACGTTATAACCAATCCAGAAAAGACGAGCGTTATTGCAGTGATGAATCCTGAGGAACTACCTCTATATGAAACAATCAGAGCTAGGGATGCGCTGAAAAAATTTAAGGTTCCACTCAAGTTCGTAGTTGTTAATAAAGTTATTAATGTATCCGAGAAAATTCCTGAGTTGAAAGTGAAGCTTGATACCCAGAGAAGGGTGCTGGAACAGATTAAAAAAGAGTTCAAGGGGATCGATGTGATCCAAATCCCAATGTTCCCCGAAGAACCCCGAGGAATGAAATGGCTTAAGAAGCTCGGAGGAATGATAGTTGGGAATTGA